The following proteins come from a genomic window of Candidatus Francisella endociliophora:
- a CDS encoding universal stress protein — MAYKKVLLAVNVYENADVVINSAVAFAKKNKTEALKIVTVIDCVAPFAPSIVDFQHSIEEEAKEALDKLVSKIKVEHDVEIKHEVLVGNPAAEIVAYAEETECDVIVMGSHATHGVNLLLGSVANAVLHKAKCDVLTVRVSDDEKASARAHDYKKILVPTDLEGDSCTVVDKAKEVAKLYDSRLDTAFVIPNDSISLMTYETDKVEDALEKFAEKNGINGEKSVLIGGISNSVLEKAEENGNDLVIVGSHRRSAIGRFFLGATANSILHEASMDILVVRLK, encoded by the coding sequence ATGGCATATAAAAAAGTTTTATTAGCAGTGAATGTTTATGAGAATGCGGATGTTGTGATTAACTCAGCAGTAGCTTTTGCTAAGAAAAATAAGACAGAAGCTTTAAAGATTGTTACAGTAATTGATTGTGTAGCGCCTTTTGCTCCGTCAATTGTTGATTTTCAACATTCTATAGAGGAAGAAGCTAAAGAGGCTTTGGATAAGCTTGTAAGTAAAATAAAAGTTGAACATGATGTTGAAATCAAGCATGAGGTTTTAGTAGGAAATCCTGCAGCAGAGATTGTTGCTTATGCTGAAGAAACTGAATGTGATGTGATTGTTATGGGTTCTCATGCGACACATGGTGTCAACTTGCTTTTAGGTTCTGTGGCAAATGCTGTACTACATAAAGCTAAGTGCGATGTGTTAACAGTACGAGTAAGTGATGATGAAAAAGCTAGTGCTAGAGCGCATGATTATAAGAAGATTCTTGTACCAACTGATCTAGAAGGTGATTCTTGTACAGTAGTTGATAAGGCAAAAGAAGTTGCTAAGCTATATGATTCTAGATTAGACACAGCTTTTGTTATCCCTAATGATAGTATTTCATTAATGACATATGAAACTGATAAGGTTGAAGATGCATTAGAGAAGTTTGCCGAGAAGAATGGTATCAATGGTGAAAAATCTGTATTAATTGGTGGTATTTCTAACAGTGTTTTAGAAAAGGCTGAAGAGAATGGTAATGATTTGGTTATTGTTGGCAGCCACAGAAGAAGTGCTATTGGTAGATTTTTCTTAGGAGCTACAGCTAATAGTATTCTTCATGAAGCAAGTATGGATATTTTAGTTGTAAGACTTAAATAA